From a single Bacillus sp. NEB1478 genomic region:
- a CDS encoding cysteine desulfurase family protein: MKNVYLDHAATSPVHPEVMQEMIPYLTEHFGNPSSIHQYGRRARKVLDDARQTVASSIGASRNEITFTSGGTESDNMAILGAVSALKEKGKHVITTKVEHHAVLHTFHELEKRGFDVTYLPVDENGRISIEQLEREIREDTIFVSIMYGNNETGTLQDIQTIGNLLHEKDICFHTDAVQAFGLIPIHVDDLKIDLLSASGHKINSPKGTGFLYVREGVPFLPQGFGGEQERKRRAGTENVPGIAALNKAVTIAQSERKERYDQYANYRNKMKQIWDEHEISYIQNGSSDFFLPHILNVSFKGVSTEVMLVNLDLAGIAASSGSACTAGSVEPSHVLTAMFGTDERTKSSVRYSFGLGNTLEDIEYAATETAKIVKRLTK, translated from the coding sequence ATGAAGAACGTTTATTTGGATCATGCAGCAACATCACCGGTACATCCAGAAGTTATGCAAGAGATGATTCCATATTTAACGGAGCATTTTGGTAATCCTTCAAGTATCCATCAATATGGAAGACGTGCAAGAAAGGTGCTAGACGATGCACGGCAAACAGTGGCTTCTTCAATTGGTGCTTCCCGCAATGAGATAACTTTCACGAGCGGCGGAACCGAGAGTGATAACATGGCGATATTAGGTGCAGTCTCTGCTTTAAAAGAGAAAGGGAAGCATGTGATTACAACTAAGGTTGAGCATCATGCTGTTCTTCATACTTTTCACGAGCTCGAGAAAAGAGGGTTTGACGTAACTTACCTACCTGTTGATGAGAACGGCCGAATCTCAATTGAACAGTTGGAAAGAGAAATAAGAGAAGATACGATTTTCGTTTCAATCATGTACGGAAATAATGAAACAGGAACTCTTCAGGATATTCAGACAATCGGAAACCTTTTACATGAAAAAGATATTTGCTTTCACACTGATGCCGTTCAAGCTTTCGGATTGATTCCGATTCATGTAGACGATTTAAAAATAGATTTGCTTAGTGCATCGGGCCATAAAATCAATAGTCCTAAAGGGACAGGCTTTCTATATGTAAGAGAGGGCGTCCCTTTTCTTCCTCAAGGGTTTGGAGGAGAGCAAGAGCGGAAACGCAGGGCAGGAACAGAAAATGTTCCTGGAATTGCGGCATTGAACAAAGCTGTTACAATCGCTCAATCTGAACGAAAAGAACGCTATGATCAATATGCAAACTATCGAAACAAGATGAAACAAATCTGGGATGAACATGAGATCTCATACATTCAAAACGGCAGTTCTGATTTCTTTTTGCCTCATATTTTGAATGTGAGTTTTAAAGGTGTCAGTACAGAAGTAATGCTCGTAAACTTAGATTTAGCTGGAATAGCTGCTTCCAGCGGATCTGCATGTACAGCTGGGTCAGTTGAACCTTCACATGTCCTTACTGCTATGTTCGGGACAGATGAACGTACAAAATCATCCGTTAGATACAGTTTTGGCTTAGGCAATACTCTAGAAGATATCGAGTATGCTGCAACAGAGACAGCAAAAATAGTGAAACGTTTAACAAAATAA
- a CDS encoding YitT family protein, producing MKDHAPFQLNKFMFQWSVFFVGLFIMAFGIALMIKAELGSAPWDVLHIGLFAQFGLTIGTWSIIMGFIIILATSLLTKKFPLPGAFLNMVFMGLFIDFYLWLPFFHNPATLFVKWVYLLIGILILGFGIGLYIASNCGAGPRDSLMLALTEKSGMKVSRIRLYMELFVLFFGWVLQGPISFGTILFCLTIGGIVGRTLPYCQKLVKIVLERSEQYENINKRPIRINHHDGISKEIR from the coding sequence ATGAAAGACCATGCACCATTTCAATTGAACAAATTTATGTTTCAATGGTCTGTGTTTTTTGTAGGCCTTTTTATCATGGCCTTCGGAATTGCTTTAATGATCAAGGCAGAGCTGGGAAGTGCACCTTGGGATGTTCTTCATATCGGTCTTTTTGCACAGTTTGGACTGACGATCGGAACTTGGTCGATCATTATGGGTTTTATCATTATTTTAGCAACATCTTTATTGACGAAAAAGTTTCCTTTACCGGGCGCTTTTTTAAATATGGTGTTTATGGGTCTGTTTATAGATTTTTATTTATGGCTTCCCTTTTTTCATAATCCTGCAACACTCTTTGTGAAATGGGTGTATCTATTAATTGGTATATTAATTCTCGGGTTTGGGATTGGCCTTTATATTGCATCGAATTGCGGGGCTGGACCGAGGGATAGTCTGATGTTGGCTTTAACCGAAAAATCAGGAATGAAAGTATCGAGGATCCGTTTGTACATGGAGCTGTTTGTTTTATTTTTTGGTTGGGTATTACAAGGGCCAATTTCATTTGGGACGATTCTTTTTTGTTTAACGATCGGCGGTATTGTGGGTCGAACACTTCCTTATTGCCAAAAACTAGTCAAGATTGTTTTAGAACGGAGTGAACAATATGAAAATATCAACAAAAGGCCGATACGGATTAACCATCATGATGGCATTAGCAAAGAAATCAGGTGA
- the aspS gene encoding aspartate--tRNA ligase: protein MVYRTHQCGKITEELIGEKVTLTGWVQKRRDLGGLIFIDLRDRSGIVQVVFSPEASSSALETAEKVRSEYVLTVTGTVIERDASTVNTAMETGKIEISGENLEIVNSAKTPPFSISEDNEINEDTRLKYRYLDLRRPIMQQTLKMRHDVTRYIRNFLENDEFMEMETPMLTKSTPEGARDYLVPSRVHPGEFYALPQSPQLFKQLLMVSGFEKYYQIVRCFRDEDLRADRQPEFTQVDIETSFMSQEALLSMMETMMTGLLQKVKGVEVPKPFPRMTYKEAMDRYGSDKPDTRFGLELINVSDLVKESGFKVFAAAVSNGGEVKAINVKGQAANYSRKDIDNLTEFTAVYGAKGLAWMKLEAEGLKGPISKFFNEEESAALISTLHAEEGDLLLFVADKPSVVADSLGALRQKLGKDLELIDQKKFNFLWVVDFPLVEHDEEAGRYVALHHPFTMPKTEDLHLMDSNPSEVRAQAYDLVLNGYELGGGSQRIYQRDVQEKMFKVLGFSEKGARVEFGFLLDAFEYGTPPHGGIALGLDRLVMLLAGRTNLRDTIAFPKTASASCLLTNAPSPVNEKQLDELHLAVKVKQETN, encoded by the coding sequence ATGGTATATCGCACACATCAATGCGGAAAAATTACAGAAGAACTTATTGGTGAAAAAGTTACATTAACCGGCTGGGTACAAAAGCGACGTGATTTAGGCGGATTAATTTTTATTGATCTAAGAGATCGCTCTGGAATCGTGCAGGTTGTTTTTTCTCCTGAAGCATCATCTTCAGCCCTTGAAACAGCTGAAAAAGTAAGAAGTGAATATGTCCTGACTGTAACTGGAACTGTTATCGAGAGAGATGCAAGTACAGTTAATACAGCAATGGAAACAGGGAAAATTGAGATTTCTGGTGAAAATCTGGAGATTGTGAACAGTGCCAAAACACCACCTTTTTCCATCAGTGAAGACAATGAAATTAATGAAGATACACGTTTGAAATATCGTTATTTGGATTTGCGCCGCCCGATTATGCAGCAAACACTAAAGATGCGTCATGATGTAACGCGATATATTCGTAACTTCTTAGAAAATGATGAGTTTATGGAAATGGAAACGCCAATGCTCACAAAGAGCACTCCAGAAGGAGCACGTGACTATTTAGTGCCTAGCCGTGTTCACCCGGGTGAGTTTTATGCTCTTCCGCAATCACCGCAGTTGTTTAAACAGCTATTAATGGTTTCCGGTTTTGAGAAATACTATCAAATCGTCCGATGCTTCCGTGATGAAGATTTAAGAGCAGACCGTCAGCCTGAATTTACACAAGTCGATATTGAGACATCTTTCATGAGTCAGGAAGCACTTCTTTCCATGATGGAAACAATGATGACTGGACTCCTTCAAAAAGTGAAGGGTGTTGAAGTTCCTAAGCCGTTTCCGAGAATGACATATAAAGAAGCGATGGATCGGTATGGTTCAGATAAGCCTGATACACGCTTTGGTCTAGAATTGATTAATGTATCCGATTTAGTTAAGGAATCCGGTTTTAAAGTATTTGCTGCTGCAGTTTCAAATGGTGGTGAAGTAAAAGCGATCAATGTAAAAGGCCAAGCGGCAAATTACTCAAGAAAAGATATTGATAATCTCACGGAATTTACTGCTGTTTATGGAGCAAAAGGGCTAGCTTGGATGAAGCTTGAAGCAGAAGGTTTAAAAGGACCAATATCCAAATTCTTTAACGAAGAAGAATCTGCAGCACTAATCAGCACATTGCATGCAGAAGAAGGAGATTTATTATTATTTGTGGCTGATAAGCCTTCTGTAGTAGCCGACAGCCTTGGTGCACTTCGACAAAAATTAGGAAAAGATCTTGAATTAATTGACCAAAAGAAATTTAACTTCTTATGGGTAGTTGATTTTCCGTTAGTCGAACATGATGAAGAAGCTGGCCGTTACGTAGCATTACATCATCCGTTTACTATGCCGAAAACGGAGGACCTTCATTTAATGGATTCGAATCCAAGTGAAGTGAGAGCTCAAGCCTATGACTTAGTTCTCAACGGTTATGAACTAGGTGGAGGTTCGCAGCGTATTTATCAGCGTGATGTCCAAGAGAAAATGTTTAAAGTACTAGGCTTTAGTGAAAAAGGCGCACGCGTAGAATTCGGATTCCTGTTAGATGCATTTGAATATGGCACACCACCTCACGGGGGAATTGCTTTAGGGCTGGACCGTCTAGTTATGCTATTAGCCGGAAGAACGAACTTAAGAGACACAATCGCTTTCCCTAAAACAGCTTCAGCATCTTGTTTGCTAACAAATGCGCCTTCTCCAGTAAACGAAAAACAGCTAGATGAGCTACACTTGGCTGTAAAAGTGAAACAAGAAACAAATTAA
- a CDS encoding AAA family ATPase translates to MDLFSFKEGSTDSLKRPLANRMRPRKIQEFIGQEHIAGEGKLLRRAIEADQLTPMIFFGPPGTGKTTLARIIANSTSAWFEQLNAVTSGVADLKTVMAAAKERLLLEDKKTVLFIDEIHRFNKNQQDALLPYVEDGTVILIGATTESPMFEINPALLSRSRLFRFEPLTDQHVKQVIEQALMDSERGYGKHPIQMEEDALAHLVSISNGDARTALNAVELAVLTTKPDKNGNIVITLEIAEESIQQRVLQYDKKGDNHYDTVSAFIKSIRGSDPDAALYWLAKMIYAGEEPRFIARRLMVHAAEDIGLADPNALLVAHAASYAADFIGMPEARIPLAEATVYLATAPKSNKVIMGIDKALDTVKKEKTGLVPIHLRDTHYKGAKELKHGEDYKYPHNFEDGYIPQEYLPKHLQGKSFYEPTERGYEKNIKRRLDYFNERKKKGE, encoded by the coding sequence ATGGACTTATTTTCCTTTAAAGAAGGCAGTACGGATTCGTTAAAAAGACCGCTTGCCAATCGAATGAGACCACGTAAAATACAAGAGTTTATCGGACAGGAACACATAGCAGGAGAAGGAAAGCTTCTTAGGAGAGCAATCGAAGCTGATCAGCTGACACCGATGATTTTCTTCGGTCCTCCAGGGACAGGAAAAACAACATTAGCCAGAATCATCGCAAACTCAACTTCAGCATGGTTTGAACAATTAAATGCCGTCACTTCAGGTGTTGCAGATTTAAAAACTGTAATGGCAGCAGCTAAAGAACGGCTTTTATTAGAAGATAAAAAAACAGTTTTATTTATTGATGAAATCCATCGCTTTAATAAAAACCAGCAAGATGCCTTATTGCCCTATGTTGAAGACGGTACCGTCATTTTAATAGGTGCTACAACAGAAAGCCCAATGTTTGAAATCAATCCTGCCCTTTTATCGAGATCCAGATTATTCCGGTTCGAGCCATTAACAGACCAGCATGTTAAACAAGTGATCGAGCAGGCTTTAATGGATTCAGAAAGAGGATACGGCAAACACCCTATTCAAATGGAAGAGGATGCACTTGCACACCTTGTTTCCATTTCCAACGGTGATGCACGGACCGCACTGAATGCTGTGGAACTTGCCGTGTTAACCACTAAGCCGGATAAGAACGGTAATATAGTAATTACACTGGAAATTGCCGAAGAATCCATTCAGCAGCGTGTCCTGCAATATGATAAAAAGGGCGATAACCATTACGATACAGTATCTGCTTTTATAAAAAGCATAAGAGGATCTGACCCAGATGCCGCTTTATACTGGCTTGCTAAAATGATTTACGCCGGAGAAGAACCGCGTTTTATTGCAAGGCGCTTAATGGTCCATGCTGCTGAAGACATTGGTCTAGCTGATCCGAATGCACTATTGGTAGCACACGCAGCAAGTTATGCGGCTGATTTTATCGGAATGCCTGAAGCACGGATTCCTCTAGCGGAGGCCACTGTATATTTAGCTACTGCTCCAAAAAGCAATAAAGTGATCATGGGAATTGATAAAGCGTTGGACACTGTCAAAAAAGAAAAAACAGGACTCGTACCCATTCATTTGCGTGATACTCATTATAAAGGTGCTAAAGAATTAAAACATGGAGAGGACTACAAATACCCTCACAACTTTGAGGATGGGTATATCCCTCAAGAATACTTGCCAAAGCATTTACAAGGTAAATCATTTTATGAACCGACTGAGCGAGGCTACGAAAAAAATATTAAACGAAGACTCGATTATTTTAATGAAAGAAAGAAAAAAGGCGAGTAA
- the hisS gene encoding histidine--tRNA ligase, with translation MNINIPRGTKDILPGEVEKWQIIEEKAKEVCARFNYKEIRTPMFEHTDLFQRGVGDSTDIVQKEMYTFTDRGDRSLTLRPEGTASVARSYVENKMFGLPQQPVKLYYIGQMFRYERPQAGRYRQFVQFGVEAMGSADPTIDAEVMGLAMTVYQELGLKKLRLVLNTLGDSASRKTHKEALIAHFEPRIEEFCTDCQNRLNKNPLRILDCKKDRDHELMKSAPSILEHLNEESKAYFEQVKSSLSEMGIEYVIDPTLVRGLDYYNHTAFEIMSEADGFGAITTLSGGGRYNGLVEDLGGPSTPSIGFAMSLERLLLALEAEGISLETEDNLDCYLITLGEEAKLKSVAILNQLRREGIRSDKDYLDKKMKAQFKTADRLKSKFVAILGEEELNNGIINVKNMESGEQKEVSIENLSTFIKQGL, from the coding sequence ATGAATATAAATATTCCAAGGGGAACGAAAGACATTCTCCCAGGAGAAGTTGAAAAATGGCAGATTATTGAAGAGAAAGCAAAAGAGGTTTGTGCACGATTTAATTATAAAGAAATCCGGACACCTATGTTTGAACATACTGACTTGTTTCAAAGAGGCGTAGGGGATTCAACTGATATCGTTCAAAAGGAAATGTATACTTTTACCGACCGAGGAGACAGAAGCTTAACACTTCGTCCTGAAGGCACAGCATCTGTCGCTCGTTCTTACGTTGAAAACAAAATGTTCGGGCTTCCTCAGCAGCCCGTTAAACTTTATTACATCGGTCAAATGTTCCGATACGAAAGACCACAGGCAGGCCGTTATCGCCAATTTGTTCAATTTGGTGTTGAAGCAATGGGTTCTGCTGATCCGACGATTGATGCAGAAGTAATGGGGCTGGCCATGACGGTCTATCAAGAGCTTGGTTTAAAGAAGCTTCGACTCGTTTTGAATACACTCGGCGACTCAGCAAGCAGAAAGACGCACAAGGAAGCATTAATTGCACACTTTGAACCAAGAATTGAAGAATTCTGCACAGATTGTCAAAATCGATTAAATAAGAATCCGCTGCGGATTCTGGATTGTAAAAAAGACCGTGATCACGAACTAATGAAAAGCGCTCCATCCATTTTAGAACACTTAAACGAAGAATCAAAAGCTTACTTCGAACAGGTGAAATCTTCACTAAGTGAAATGGGTATTGAATACGTAATCGATCCTACTCTAGTAAGAGGATTGGATTACTATAACCATACAGCGTTCGAAATTATGAGTGAGGCAGACGGGTTTGGAGCTATCACTACATTAAGCGGAGGCGGAAGATATAATGGCCTGGTAGAGGATCTTGGCGGACCATCTACACCGAGTATCGGATTTGCAATGAGTCTTGAACGTCTGCTACTAGCCCTTGAAGCAGAAGGTATTTCATTAGAAACAGAAGATAATCTAGATTGCTATTTAATTACATTAGGTGAGGAAGCAAAGCTTAAATCGGTTGCGATTTTGAATCAGCTTCGCAGAGAAGGTATCCGAAGTGATAAGGATTATTTAGATAAAAAGATGAAAGCGCAATTTAAGACTGCCGATCGCCTTAAATCAAAATTTGTAGCTATTTTAGGTGAAGAAGAGCTGAACAACGGAATTATAAATGTTAAAAATATGGAATCCGGCGAACAAAAAGAAGTATCCATAGAGAACTTAAGCACATTCATTAAGCAAGGATTATAA
- a CDS encoding tetratricopeptide repeat protein: MKMEPSKGLEYLKKGKFEEAAKNLEAMIEADPQNPVHYINFGNLLSAVHEHEKAILFFDKALSLDENAAAALYGAGIACYHLEQFSKAAKLFQEAIKGGLGDADSYFMAGMSLVSLGENRLAFPYLLRTIELNEKDDEALFQFGLCQGRIGNIKEALITFKKVTELNKEHADAWYNLGVSYSYFDRDNEALEAFEKALEIQPEHYLAGNGKRNIENKGRNE; the protein is encoded by the coding sequence ATGAAGATGGAGCCATCAAAGGGTCTTGAATATTTAAAAAAAGGAAAATTTGAAGAAGCTGCTAAAAATCTTGAAGCTATGATAGAAGCAGATCCTCAAAATCCGGTTCATTATATTAATTTCGGTAATTTACTTTCTGCCGTACATGAACATGAGAAAGCGATTCTCTTTTTTGATAAAGCACTTTCTCTAGACGAAAATGCTGCAGCAGCATTATATGGCGCAGGTATTGCATGTTATCATCTCGAGCAATTTTCAAAAGCTGCAAAATTGTTTCAGGAAGCAATTAAAGGCGGCTTAGGAGATGCTGATTCGTATTTTATGGCGGGTATGTCACTTGTTTCACTTGGAGAAAACAGACTAGCATTTCCATACTTGCTGCGGACGATTGAACTAAATGAAAAAGATGATGAAGCGCTTTTTCAATTCGGACTGTGTCAAGGCAGAATTGGCAATATAAAAGAAGCGTTAATTACATTTAAAAAAGTGACAGAGTTAAATAAAGAACATGCTGATGCCTGGTACAATCTAGGTGTTTCATATAGCTATTTTGACAGAGACAATGAGGCATTAGAAGCATTTGAAAAGGCTCTTGAGATTCAGCCGGAGCATTATTTAGCAGGGAACGGGAAGAGAAATATAGAAAATAAAGGTAGAAATGAATAA
- the cymR gene encoding cysteine metabolism transcriptional regulator CymR, whose product MKISTKGRYGLTIMMALAKKSGEGPIALKLIAKEHSLSEHYLEQLIAPLRNAGLVKSIRGAYGGYMLAKEAGTITAGDIIRVLEGPISPVEVMDDEEPAKRNLWIKIRDAVKDVLDSTTLEDLANYEDEGAQDAYMFYI is encoded by the coding sequence ATGAAAATATCAACAAAAGGCCGATACGGATTAACCATCATGATGGCATTAGCAAAGAAATCAGGTGAAGGTCCCATTGCCCTAAAATTGATTGCAAAAGAACATAGCTTATCTGAACATTACTTAGAACAGCTCATCGCTCCATTGCGAAATGCCGGATTAGTAAAAAGTATCAGAGGTGCTTACGGCGGTTATATGCTGGCTAAAGAAGCAGGAACGATTACAGCAGGAGATATTATTCGTGTTTTGGAAGGACCGATTTCTCCTGTGGAAGTAATGGATGATGAAGAGCCAGCAAAACGTAATCTTTGGATAAAAATTAGAGATGCTGTAAAAGATGTACTAGACTCAACGACTCTAGAGGATTTAGCAAATTATGAAGATGAAGGCGCTCAGGATGCCTACATGTTTTATATTTAG
- a CDS encoding RsfA family transcriptional regulator, which yields MSKIRQDAWSEEDDLLLAETVLRHVREGSTQLHAFEEVGDKLERTSAAVGFRWNAIVRKKYEQALKIAKKQRKERQRALAKNQQQQPQQTKPAFTQPVSKPAAAPQIHDDETYHPEEFFKTSYTYDRQETRAANTFENQPAIPEAAPPAPVNSVYQQTQASKQEDLTIDEVIDFLNSLKRNGMSSGKLVQENMELRLQMNELLQQNKVMKEQLSVLEKEHQTVQEDYQALIQIMDRARKMVLFQDDANNPNQSFRMDKNGNLEKLAK from the coding sequence TTGTCAAAAATCAGACAGGACGCATGGTCAGAAGAAGATGATCTGTTGTTGGCCGAAACAGTTCTGCGCCATGTCCGTGAAGGAAGTACACAACTGCATGCTTTCGAAGAAGTTGGAGATAAATTAGAACGGACTAGTGCTGCTGTGGGGTTCCGCTGGAATGCCATTGTTAGAAAAAAATACGAACAAGCTTTGAAGATTGCCAAAAAGCAAAGAAAAGAACGTCAGCGTGCGTTGGCTAAAAACCAGCAGCAACAGCCGCAACAGACAAAACCTGCATTTACTCAACCTGTTTCAAAGCCTGCTGCCGCACCGCAGATTCATGACGATGAAACCTATCATCCTGAGGAATTCTTTAAAACTTCTTACACATATGATAGACAAGAAACGAGAGCGGCAAATACCTTTGAAAATCAACCTGCCATACCTGAAGCTGCACCTCCAGCTCCGGTAAATTCGGTATACCAACAGACTCAAGCTAGTAAACAAGAAGACTTAACCATTGATGAAGTGATAGACTTCCTTAACAGTTTAAAAAGAAACGGAATGTCGAGCGGCAAACTAGTTCAGGAAAATATGGAGCTGCGCTTACAGATGAACGAGCTGCTGCAGCAAAACAAAGTAATGAAAGAACAGCTTTCTGTATTAGAAAAAGAGCATCAGACCGTTCAAGAAGATTACCAAGCCCTTATCCAGATCATGGACCGCGCAAGAAAAATGGTATTATTCCAAGATGATGCAAATAACCCAAATCAAAGTTTTCGTATGGATAAAAACGGAAATTTAGAGAAGCTGGCCAAATAA
- the mnmA gene encoding tRNA 2-thiouridine(34) synthase MnmA: MQTELNKKAPQDTRVVIGMSGGVDSSVAALLLKEQGYDVIGIFMKNWDDTDENGVCTATEDYNDVIAVCNQIGIPYYAVNFEKEYWDKVFTYFLDEYKAGRTPNPDVMCNKEIKFKAFLEHAMNLGADYVATGHYARVAEIDGEVKMLRGVDENKDQTYFLNQLSQEQLKRVLFPIGELKKPEIRKIAEKAGLATAKKKDSTGICFIGEKDFKTFLSQYLPAKPGEMHTLQGEVKGKHDGLMYYTIGQRHGLGIGGSGDPWFVVGKNLKDNVLYVEQGFHHEKLYSESLKAVKISWVSDKTPATTFTCTAKFRYRQPDMGVTVHVMEDQTLHVVFDEPQRAITPGQAVVFYDGDVCLGGATIDTVYKEDNAITYL; the protein is encoded by the coding sequence ATGCAAACAGAATTAAACAAAAAGGCACCTCAAGATACACGAGTAGTAATCGGAATGAGTGGCGGTGTTGACTCTTCCGTTGCCGCACTTTTATTAAAAGAGCAAGGGTATGACGTAATCGGAATCTTTATGAAGAACTGGGATGATACCGATGAAAACGGAGTATGTACAGCAACAGAAGATTACAATGATGTCATTGCGGTCTGCAACCAAATTGGCATTCCCTATTACGCAGTGAATTTTGAAAAAGAATACTGGGATAAAGTATTTACGTACTTTTTGGACGAATATAAAGCGGGAAGAACACCTAATCCCGATGTCATGTGCAATAAGGAAATCAAGTTTAAAGCCTTCTTGGAGCATGCCATGAATCTAGGTGCAGATTATGTGGCAACAGGTCATTATGCAAGAGTGGCTGAAATAGATGGAGAAGTTAAAATGCTCCGTGGTGTCGATGAAAATAAGGATCAAACTTATTTTCTGAACCAGCTTTCACAAGAACAATTAAAAAGAGTTTTGTTCCCAATCGGAGAGTTAAAAAAACCTGAAATCCGTAAAATTGCTGAAAAAGCGGGACTTGCTACAGCCAAGAAAAAGGATTCCACTGGTATTTGTTTCATTGGTGAAAAAGACTTTAAAACGTTCCTAAGTCAGTATTTACCTGCAAAACCGGGCGAAATGCATACTCTTCAAGGTGAAGTTAAAGGAAAACATGATGGTTTGATGTATTATACGATCGGTCAGCGTCACGGTTTAGGTATTGGCGGAAGCGGAGATCCTTGGTTCGTTGTTGGAAAGAACTTAAAGGACAATGTATTATACGTTGAACAAGGCTTTCATCATGAAAAATTGTATTCAGAAAGTTTAAAGGCTGTAAAAATAAGCTGGGTTTCTGATAAAACTCCGGCAACTACATTTACATGTACAGCGAAGTTCCGTTATCGTCAGCCAGACATGGGGGTTACAGTACACGTCATGGAAGATCAAACTCTGCACGTTGTATTTGATGAGCCGCAAAGAGCAATTACACCAGGTCAAGCTGTTGTGTTTTATGATGGTGATGTTTGTTTAGGCGGTGCAACAATCGATACCGTATATAAAGAGGACAATGCGATCACATATCTGTAA
- a CDS encoding tRNA threonylcarbamoyladenosine dehydratase, whose protein sequence is MLYQFSRNELAIGKDGINVLTNTTVAILGIGGVGSFSAEALARSGVGRLILIDKDDVDITNVNRQIHALTTTVGQPKVDLMKERIALINPECEVIALKMFYTEETYEQIFEYGLDFVVDASDTISYKIHLMKECLNRKIPIISSMGVANKLDPTKLQIADISKTSYDPIAKVIRQRLRKEGITKGIPVVFSDEKPIQIREEIRKEIVPENAPGIRKAKLPPSSNAFVPSVSGLYMAGYVINKIIETHNIKIERIR, encoded by the coding sequence ATGCTTTATCAATTTTCAAGAAATGAACTAGCAATCGGTAAAGATGGTATAAACGTTCTAACAAATACGACAGTGGCAATCTTAGGCATTGGCGGAGTAGGTTCTTTTTCTGCAGAAGCTCTTGCCCGCTCTGGTGTTGGACGATTAATTCTTATAGATAAAGACGATGTGGATATTACAAACGTAAATCGTCAGATCCATGCTCTAACAACAACAGTCGGACAGCCAAAAGTAGACTTAATGAAAGAAAGAATAGCACTCATTAATCCAGAGTGTGAGGTAATCGCTTTAAAAATGTTCTACACAGAAGAAACGTACGAGCAGATCTTTGAATATGGATTAGATTTCGTAGTTGATGCATCTGATACGATTTCTTACAAAATTCATTTAATGAAAGAATGTCTCAATCGTAAAATTCCAATCATCTCTAGTATGGGTGTAGCCAATAAACTGGATCCAACGAAACTTCAGATTGCAGATATCTCAAAAACAAGCTATGACCCGATCGCAAAAGTGATTCGTCAGCGACTAAGAAAAGAAGGGATTACTAAAGGCATACCCGTTGTTTTCTCTGATGAAAAACCAATTCAAATTCGGGAAGAGATTCGTAAAGAAATTGTTCCTGAAAATGCACCGGGCATTCGAAAAGCAAAATTACCTCCATCATCAAATGCTTTTGTTCCATCGGTTTCAGGTCTTTACATGGCCGGATATGTGATTAATAAAATTATTGAAACGCACAATATTAAGATTGAAAGAATCCGCTAA